A genomic region of Spirochaetota bacterium contains the following coding sequences:
- a CDS encoding FAD-binding oxidoreductase: MTKHKGFIPDWTETAPPAGSYRSIFKWGAPDQFKHPSDEWYEMMKEEFAMTDNDFRTKRLEGMEQVAVKQKIRIGQPDIRAFQSMVGKENIALDGYSRLRYSRGRTMEEASELRSGKLGTVTDVVLHPRSKEDVRAVVAHCNKKKIPLYVYGGGSSVTLGLRPKKAGVTLVMQTHMNKLLGINETNQTALVQPGMMGPAYEEALNKAARDLGTKHNYTCGHFPQSFEFSSVGGWVVTIGSGQASTYYGDAYHIVLSGEYVTPAGDIKTLDYPGTATGPKVNDIMKGSEGTFGILVEVTMRIFRYMPENRQRYAYMFPTWEAAVEASREVMQGEFGMPAVYRISDPEETDVGLKLFGIHGTAIDTFMRLRGFRPMERCLFIGTAEGEKGYAKHVRKMIGKIFKKHGAMSLTGYATKKWEKTRYTEPYMREDLMDYGIVVDTLESAVTWDNLHRLHTGVRAFMKKRPGTICMTHASHFYPQGTNLYFIFIMKMDSVKSYLDFQSGIIDAITKHGGSPSHHHGMGRMLAPWLEPHIGKNQMAVLRALKRHFDPKGIMNPGGILGLD; encoded by the coding sequence ATGACCAAGCATAAAGGATTCATACCGGACTGGACAGAAACGGCGCCCCCCGCCGGGTCCTACCGTTCCATATTCAAGTGGGGCGCGCCGGACCAATTCAAGCACCCGAGCGACGAATGGTACGAGATGATGAAGGAAGAGTTCGCCATGACCGACAACGACTTCAGGACGAAAAGGCTGGAGGGCATGGAGCAGGTAGCGGTGAAGCAGAAGATACGGATCGGGCAGCCCGACATCAGGGCCTTCCAGTCCATGGTAGGCAAGGAAAACATCGCCCTCGACGGCTACAGCCGCCTCCGCTACAGCAGGGGCAGGACCATGGAGGAGGCGTCGGAGCTCCGCAGCGGGAAGCTCGGCACCGTGACGGACGTGGTGCTCCATCCCCGCTCCAAGGAGGACGTCCGCGCCGTCGTCGCCCATTGCAATAAAAAGAAGATTCCTCTGTATGTCTACGGCGGCGGATCCTCCGTGACCCTGGGCCTCAGGCCGAAGAAGGCCGGCGTCACCCTGGTGATGCAGACCCACATGAATAAGCTTCTCGGCATAAACGAAACGAACCAGACAGCCCTGGTGCAGCCGGGAATGATGGGACCCGCTTACGAAGAGGCCCTCAACAAAGCGGCCAGGGACCTCGGGACCAAGCACAACTACACCTGCGGGCACTTCCCCCAGTCCTTCGAGTTCTCCTCCGTGGGCGGATGGGTCGTGACCATCGGATCGGGACAGGCCTCGACCTACTACGGCGACGCCTACCACATAGTGCTGAGCGGTGAGTACGTGACCCCGGCCGGCGACATTAAAACTCTCGATTATCCGGGCACGGCCACGGGCCCCAAGGTGAACGACATCATGAAGGGAAGCGAGGGGACCTTCGGCATCCTGGTGGAAGTGACCATGCGGATCTTCAGGTACATGCCGGAGAACCGGCAGCGCTACGCCTACATGTTCCCCACCTGGGAGGCTGCGGTGGAGGCGAGCCGGGAGGTGATGCAGGGCGAGTTCGGCATGCCCGCCGTGTACCGTATATCGGACCCGGAGGAGACAGACGTGGGCCTCAAGCTCTTCGGCATCCACGGCACCGCCATCGACACCTTCATGCGGCTCCGCGGCTTCAGGCCGATGGAGCGCTGTCTCTTCATCGGCACCGCCGAGGGGGAGAAGGGATACGCGAAGCACGTGCGGAAAATGATCGGGAAGATCTTTAAAAAACACGGCGCCATGTCCCTCACCGGGTACGCGACGAAGAAATGGGAGAAGACCCGGTACACGGAGCCGTACATGCGGGAGGACCTCATGGACTACGGCATCGTCGTCGACACCCTGGAGTCCGCCGTGACCTGGGACAACCTTCATCGGCTCCACACGGGGGTGCGGGCCTTCATGAAGAAGCGCCCCGGCACCATCTGCATGACCCACGCGTCCCATTTCTACCCCCAGGGCACGAACCTGTATTTCATCTTCATCATGAAGATGGACAGCGTGAAGTCGTACCTCGATTTCCAGAGCGGGATCATCGACGCCATCACCAAGCACGGCGGGTCCCCGAGCCACCACCATGGCATGGGGCGCATGCTCGCCCCGTGGCTCGAGCCCCATATAGGGAAGAACCAGATGGCGGTGCTCCGCGCCCTGAAGAGGCATTTCGATCCAAAGGGGATCATGAACCCCGGCGGGATTCTGGGGCTGGATTGA
- a CDS encoding 2-hydroxyglutaryl-CoA dehydratase, which translates to MYTLGIDIGSITTKAAAMKDGKFLGAHVGFTGYNVAKAWRHVTDELLSALALDFSAMEKIVSTGYGRASVEAAHKSITEITCHAAGVHFSAPRIRSIIDIGGQDSKSIVLDENGRVKDFVMNDKCAAGTGRFLEVMARALQVDLEDFGDMSLQADKPGKISSLCTVFAESEVISLISKGEGRENIVAGIHESIATRISAMAARVGVKPPLMMTGGVAKNIGVVRALEAKLGMSIEVSPSAQVMGAIGAAVLAAEL; encoded by the coding sequence ATGTACACCCTCGGCATCGATATCGGCTCAATAACAACCAAGGCCGCGGCCATGAAGGACGGAAAGTTCCTTGGGGCCCATGTGGGCTTCACCGGCTACAACGTGGCCAAGGCGTGGCGCCACGTCACGGACGAGCTCCTCTCGGCCCTGGCCCTCGATTTTTCCGCCATGGAAAAGATCGTGTCCACCGGCTATGGCAGGGCCAGCGTGGAGGCGGCCCACAAGTCGATCACGGAGATCACCTGCCATGCCGCAGGGGTCCACTTCAGCGCCCCCCGCATACGGTCCATCATCGATATCGGCGGCCAGGACTCGAAGTCGATCGTCCTCGACGAGAACGGCCGGGTGAAGGACTTCGTGATGAACGACAAGTGCGCCGCCGGCACCGGCCGCTTCCTGGAGGTGATGGCCCGGGCCCTCCAGGTGGACCTGGAGGATTTCGGCGACATGTCGCTCCAGGCGGACAAACCGGGTAAGATATCCAGCCTCTGCACCGTCTTCGCCGAGTCCGAGGTCATATCCCTCATCTCCAAGGGGGAGGGCCGTGAGAACATAGTCGCCGGTATCCACGAATCGATTGCCACGCGCATATCGGCCATGGCAGCCCGCGTGGGCGTAAAGCCGCCCCTGATGATGACCGGCGGCGTGGCCAAGAACATCGGCGTGGTCAGGGCCCTGGAGGCCAAGCTCGGCATGTCCATCGAGGTGTCACCCTCGGCCCAGGTCATGGGGGCCATCGGCGCGGCGGTCCTTGCCGCCGAGCTGTAG
- a CDS encoding glycerol-3-phosphate dehydrogenase/oxidase, producing the protein MKRFIEEYNGEVFDLAIIGGGITGAAVAYDAAARGFSVALLEKGDFGAATSSATSKLIHGGLRYLANAEFGLVRESLRERRILENIAPNLVYPMPSLIATYAGQGLMNGRQALRAGMILYDILSYDKGGTWDRAKALPRHRSLSPKKVLDLEGSVRPDKLNGGFVYYDCLSAFPERLTLAFIKSAVSRGARAANYARVDDFVMEGKKITGLAVTDTLTGASVRINASLVVNCAGPWADIVLSKAMHREAERHIRRSEGIHLITKKMVNTHMVGLRTARGRHIFFIPWRGHTLIGTTDREYVGSPDEYRVSRESVNEFLAEVNESFGDGKLGYNDIIHVYGGLRPLVESQTAGTYSQSRRYEIYDNAEDGVEGLISVEGGKYTTSRNLADKVMDLVEKKSGRKAAPCVTADEYLTGCDIPDMKAFEAALLSEKIFQAQTMKYLATAYGTEYRQVLDIAKTDPKLSEPLNADGEMLAEVVHAARHEMARTLLDILMRRTGIGTIGNPGDAVLKKVADAAGAELGWDSAKKADEIKKASAKFSLPR; encoded by the coding sequence GGCGGCGGTGGCCTACGACGCGGCCGCCCGGGGATTTTCCGTGGCGCTCCTGGAGAAGGGCGATTTCGGAGCGGCCACGTCCTCGGCCACGTCGAAGCTGATCCACGGCGGCCTCCGGTACCTGGCCAACGCGGAGTTCGGCCTGGTTAGGGAGTCCCTGCGGGAGCGAAGGATCCTCGAGAACATAGCCCCGAACCTGGTCTATCCCATGCCCTCCCTTATCGCGACCTACGCCGGCCAGGGACTCATGAACGGCCGCCAGGCGCTCAGGGCGGGGATGATCCTCTACGACATCCTATCCTACGACAAGGGCGGCACCTGGGACAGGGCCAAGGCCCTTCCCCGCCACCGCTCTCTTTCGCCGAAGAAGGTGCTCGATCTTGAAGGGAGCGTGCGGCCCGATAAACTCAACGGCGGCTTCGTCTACTACGACTGCCTGAGCGCCTTCCCGGAGCGGCTCACCCTCGCCTTCATCAAGTCCGCGGTAAGCCGCGGCGCCCGGGCGGCCAACTACGCCAGGGTCGACGATTTCGTCATGGAAGGGAAAAAGATCACCGGCCTGGCGGTGACTGACACCCTGACCGGCGCCTCCGTCAGGATCAACGCTTCCCTGGTGGTCAACTGCGCCGGCCCCTGGGCTGACATTGTCCTCTCAAAGGCCATGCACCGCGAAGCGGAGCGCCATATCCGCCGCTCCGAGGGGATCCACCTCATCACGAAGAAAATGGTGAACACCCACATGGTGGGCCTCAGGACCGCCCGGGGGCGCCATATCTTTTTCATTCCCTGGCGCGGCCACACCCTCATCGGAACCACGGACCGGGAATACGTGGGAAGCCCCGACGAATACCGCGTCTCCCGGGAGAGCGTCAACGAGTTCCTCGCAGAGGTGAACGAATCCTTCGGCGACGGGAAGCTCGGGTATAACGATATTATCCATGTTTACGGGGGCCTCCGGCCCCTTGTCGAGAGCCAGACTGCCGGAACCTATTCCCAGTCGCGGCGCTACGAGATCTACGACAACGCCGAGGATGGCGTCGAGGGACTCATCTCCGTCGAAGGGGGCAAGTACACCACGAGCAGGAACCTCGCGGACAAGGTGATGGACCTGGTTGAAAAAAAATCGGGCCGTAAGGCCGCGCCCTGCGTCACCGCCGACGAGTACCTGACAGGATGCGATATTCCCGATATGAAAGCCTTCGAAGCGGCGCTCCTGTCGGAGAAAATTTTCCAGGCCCAGACCATGAAATACCTCGCCACAGCCTACGGCACCGAATACCGCCAGGTCCTGGACATAGCAAAGACCGATCCGAAGCTTTCCGAGCCGCTGAACGCCGACGGCGAGATGCTGGCCGAAGTGGTGCACGCGGCGCGTCACGAGATGGCCCGCACCCTCCTCGACATCCTCATGCGGCGGACCGGCATCGGCACCATAGGGAATCCCGGCGACGCGGTGCTGAAGAAAGTGGCCGATGCAGCGGGAGCGGAGCTCGGCTGGGACAGCGCGAAAAAAGCCGACGAGATAAAAAAAGCCTCGGCTAAATTTTCATTGCCGCGGTAG
- a CDS encoding DUF362 domain-containing protein, which yields MAGKTFNPMKSAYIKKIAARHEQATFTEFRPLPEKMRKEAEAAVKEIFDFYGGKKLLKSSGEVYIKPNAVDSKPYAFTRPEVLEAVIRYWKEAGAKKIFVFENSTQCNITRLVFRITGYAKICGDLGAIPVYLDEEKTTEIAFSDKSRPVGSSGAYDRKSYRISKTVADIMARRGEVLYINLPKLKTHSMGVVTLGIKNQWAFPQHEDRGYDHNYNLHSKLADVLERIRPDFTLIEGIEGSIYGHYNALALADTCVRPFGLLIGSPNVVAADMVGARVFGYDVKDVPHIKAAVNRKLGEGVIRLGDIDIRGDYRNMKNFDIIGDLKKFGGKYPFDLYNDFPADVRIIKGKEMACREGCVNNPLAVLQSLAKDFSGRGGWTLVMGKGFDRREVDSIGGPILIAGHCAIEELGDVLIRRLGKKMVYRSGVCNDLQATTESMCRLMKVNPMKMAPVNPLVSMYCLARAFMNNTHGKLVNPASHLFKLR from the coding sequence ATGGCCGGGAAAACTTTCAACCCGATGAAAAGCGCTTACATCAAAAAGATCGCGGCGCGGCACGAACAGGCCACCTTCACCGAATTCCGTCCCCTGCCGGAAAAGATGAGAAAGGAAGCGGAAGCGGCAGTGAAGGAGATCTTCGACTTCTACGGCGGGAAGAAGCTCCTCAAGTCGAGCGGCGAGGTCTACATCAAGCCGAACGCCGTGGACTCCAAGCCCTACGCCTTCACCAGGCCGGAGGTGCTGGAGGCCGTGATCCGCTACTGGAAGGAGGCCGGGGCGAAGAAAATCTTCGTGTTCGAGAATTCCACCCAGTGCAACATCACACGCCTGGTCTTCCGTATCACAGGCTATGCGAAGATATGCGGGGACCTCGGCGCCATCCCCGTCTATCTCGATGAAGAAAAAACGACGGAGATCGCCTTCTCCGATAAATCCAGGCCCGTCGGATCATCGGGCGCTTACGACCGGAAGAGCTACCGGATATCGAAGACCGTGGCCGACATCATGGCCCGGCGCGGCGAGGTCCTCTACATCAATCTTCCGAAACTCAAGACCCACTCCATGGGCGTCGTGACCCTGGGCATCAAGAACCAGTGGGCGTTCCCGCAGCACGAGGACCGGGGATACGACCACAACTACAATCTCCACAGCAAGCTCGCCGATGTGCTTGAACGGATCCGGCCCGATTTCACCCTCATCGAGGGGATCGAGGGGAGCATCTACGGGCACTACAACGCCCTGGCCCTGGCAGACACCTGCGTCAGGCCCTTCGGCCTTCTCATCGGGAGCCCCAACGTGGTGGCGGCCGATATGGTGGGCGCCCGCGTCTTCGGCTACGACGTGAAGGACGTGCCCCACATCAAGGCGGCCGTGAACCGGAAGCTCGGCGAAGGCGTGATCAGGCTCGGCGACATCGATATTCGCGGCGATTACCGGAACATGAAGAATTTCGACATCATCGGCGATTTAAAAAAATTCGGCGGAAAATATCCCTTCGACCTGTACAATGACTTCCCGGCTGACGTGAGGATCATCAAAGGAAAGGAAATGGCCTGCCGCGAGGGATGCGTGAACAACCCACTGGCGGTCCTCCAGTCGCTGGCGAAGGATTTCAGCGGCAGGGGCGGATGGACCCTGGTGATGGGAAAGGGCTTTGACCGGCGCGAGGTCGATTCCATCGGCGGCCCGATCCTCATCGCCGGCCACTGCGCCATAGAGGAGTTGGGCGATGTACTTATCCGCCGCCTGGGCAAGAAGATGGTGTACCGGAGCGGCGTCTGCAACGACCTCCAGGCCACGACCGAATCGATGTGCCGCCTGATGAAGGTGAACCCGATGAAGATGGCGCCGGTGAATCCCCTGGTATCGATGTATTGCCTGGCCAGGGCTTTCATGAATAATACTCACGGGAAGCTGGTCAACCCGGCGTCCCATCTGTTTAAATTGAGATAA
- a CDS encoding ORF6N domain-containing protein — MESDVIVNRIHVIRGHNVILDRDLAGLYEVDTKQLKRQVRRNLERFPVDFMFSLTQDEFENLRCQFGTSIWGGSRYLPMAFTEQGVAMLASVLNSPHAIQVNIQIVRAFVPLRQMISSHDDLRKKIGFK, encoded by the coding sequence ATGGAATCAGATGTTATTGTGAATAGAATCCATGTTATCCGCGGACATAATGTGATATTAGACCGGGACCTGGCGGGCCTGTATGAGGTAGATACGAAACAACTGAAAAGACAGGTCCGCAGAAACCTGGAGCGATTTCCCGTTGATTTCATGTTTTCATTGACCCAAGATGAATTTGAAAACTTGAGGTGCCAATTTGGCACCTCAATTTGGGGCGGCTCCCGGTATCTTCCCATGGCATTTACCGAACAAGGAGTTGCGATGCTTGCGAGCGTTCTGAACAGTCCGCACGCCATACAGGTAAACATACAAATTGTGAGGGCCTTTGTACCTCTCCGCCAAATGATATCCTCCCATGATGATCTGCGGAAAAAGATCGGGTTTAAATAG
- a CDS encoding flavodoxin: MGTLVIFMSKHGCAEKAARIIGENISDSVVSVIDLKSRADIDLSRYDTVIIGGSIYLGSLQRGLRKYCDKNLPQLLTKRIGLFICCMNEGEAAIRHFEAVFDGALRARAVAAGIFGGELDFGRLSVLEKGVIGQAVSITESVSRFDEAAVRDFAAKFTHAAG, translated from the coding sequence ATGGGCACCCTCGTAATCTTCATGTCAAAGCACGGCTGCGCGGAAAAGGCAGCCCGCATCATTGGCGAGAATATTTCCGATTCTGTCGTATCCGTCATTGACCTGAAATCCAGGGCGGACATCGACCTTTCCCGGTACGACACGGTCATCATCGGCGGTTCCATCTACCTCGGTTCCCTCCAGAGGGGACTCCGTAAATACTGCGATAAGAATCTTCCCCAGCTCCTGACGAAGCGCATCGGCCTTTTTATCTGCTGCATGAACGAGGGCGAGGCCGCGATAAGACACTTCGAGGCGGTCTTCGATGGGGCGCTCCGGGCCCGCGCCGTGGCCGCAGGCATTTTCGGCGGCGAGCTCGATTTCGGGCGCCTGAGCGTCCTCGAGAAGGGCGTCATCGGACAGGCCGTGAGCATCACCGAGAGCGTGTCGCGCTTCGACGAGGCCGCGGTGCGGGACTTCGCCGCGAAGTTCACTCACGCTGCCGGGTGA
- a CDS encoding FGGY-family carbohydrate kinase, with protein sequence MKNTTKASGDLILSIDAGTQSIRAALIDTSGTIVHIVKTQIEPYFSEHPGWAEQRPEYYWRMLCASCQGLMKKAGKARERIAAVTLTTQRATMINVDANGKPLRPAIIWLDQRKADASAIIPSAARPLLRAVKLHDRVQGVVENCESNWIRQNQPEIWEKTHKYLLLSGFFTYMLTGEFADSTGSNVGYLPNDKKTYQWAGKFDLKWRLFPIEREKLPRLVGPSEELGRVTKGASRDTGIPAGLPVFAAGTDKGCEILGGGTLTPDIGCLSFGTTATYNTVTDKYIELLPMIPPYPASTPASFYTEVMVYRGFWMVSWFREEFGLMEKQLAAKKKVAPEKLFDALIEKTPAGSMGLMLQPYWSPGVSTDPYAKGSIIGFGDVHNRALLYRSILEGLIYALREGAEHTMKKTKISVTRLRVSGGGSQSDMAMRITADIFGLPAERPHTYETSALGAAIDAAVGLGLFPDFASAVKAMTRVRDVFEPIPANRRLYDDLYNKVYLDIYPRLKPLFKRIRDITGYPE encoded by the coding sequence ATGAAGAATACAACAAAAGCCTCCGGCGACCTTATCCTCTCGATAGACGCGGGCACCCAGTCGATCCGCGCGGCCCTGATCGATACGAGCGGCACCATCGTCCACATAGTGAAGACTCAGATAGAGCCCTACTTCTCCGAGCATCCCGGATGGGCAGAACAGCGCCCGGAGTATTACTGGCGGATGCTCTGCGCTTCATGCCAGGGCCTCATGAAAAAAGCGGGCAAGGCCAGGGAGAGGATAGCGGCCGTCACCCTCACGACCCAGCGCGCCACCATGATCAACGTCGACGCGAACGGGAAGCCCCTCCGGCCGGCCATCATCTGGCTTGACCAGAGAAAGGCCGATGCCTCGGCCATCATCCCTTCGGCGGCCCGGCCGCTGCTCCGGGCGGTGAAGCTCCATGACCGCGTCCAGGGGGTCGTCGAAAACTGCGAGTCCAACTGGATCAGGCAGAACCAGCCGGAGATCTGGGAGAAGACCCACAAGTACCTCCTCCTCTCCGGCTTCTTCACCTACATGCTGACCGGCGAGTTCGCGGACTCCACCGGCAGCAACGTCGGGTATCTGCCCAACGACAAAAAGACCTACCAGTGGGCGGGGAAGTTCGACCTCAAGTGGCGGCTCTTCCCCATAGAAAGGGAAAAGCTCCCGCGCCTCGTGGGGCCCTCTGAGGAGCTGGGGCGCGTGACAAAGGGCGCCTCCCGCGACACCGGAATCCCCGCGGGACTCCCGGTGTTCGCCGCCGGCACCGACAAGGGGTGCGAGATCCTCGGCGGCGGGACCCTCACGCCCGACATCGGCTGCCTCAGCTTCGGCACCACCGCGACCTACAACACCGTGACGGACAAATATATAGAGCTCCTCCCCATGATACCACCCTATCCGGCGTCAACCCCCGCCTCCTTTTACACGGAGGTCATGGTCTACCGCGGCTTCTGGATGGTGAGCTGGTTCAGGGAGGAATTCGGCCTCATGGAAAAACAGCTGGCCGCGAAGAAAAAGGTCGCGCCGGAAAAGCTCTTCGACGCCCTCATAGAGAAAACGCCGGCAGGTTCCATGGGACTGATGCTCCAGCCCTACTGGTCCCCCGGAGTCAGCACCGATCCCTACGCCAAAGGCTCCATCATCGGCTTCGGGGACGTGCACAACCGCGCACTTCTCTACCGTTCCATCCTCGAGGGGCTGATATACGCCCTCCGCGAGGGGGCCGAGCACACCATGAAAAAGACGAAGATATCGGTCACCCGCCTCAGGGTCTCCGGCGGCGGGTCCCAGAGCGACATGGCGATGCGCATAACGGCTGATATCTTCGGTCTCCCGGCGGAGCGCCCCCACACCTACGAGACCTCGGCCCTGGGAGCGGCCATAGACGCGGCGGTGGGCCTCGGCCTCTTTCCCGACTTCGCGTCGGCGGTGAAGGCCATGACCAGGGTGAGGGACGTATTCGAGCCGATCCCGGCGAACCGGCGTCTCTACGACGATCTTTACAACAAGGTGTACCTGGATATATACCCGCGCCTGAAGCCGCTCTTCAAGAGGATACGGGATATAACCGGGTATCCGGAGTGA